In Anser cygnoides isolate HZ-2024a breed goose chromosome 30, Taihu_goose_T2T_genome, whole genome shotgun sequence, the genomic stretch tgcagcccaggtcgaggagggcgaggttgaggaggaagaagtacatgggggtgtggaggcggtggtcgcaggcgacggcggtgaggatgaggccgttgcccaggagggcagccaggtagatgcccaggaagagcccgaagtgcaggagctgcagctcgcgcgtgtctgcgaatgccagtaggaggaactcggtgatggagcttcTGTTGGACATCTGCTGTTTAGAGGCATTGGGTTCTGCTCAAAGAATAGGAAGACATTCATAATGTACAACCGACTTAGCAGAGGAAAACTCCTaccatttctcatttaaacCTCCCCAAATGATTCTCCACATCCAGGCAGGCATATGGCAGGTCCCTTTCCTGAGTTCTACTTGGTCCTGCCTTAGGGTGTCCCTGGGAGCAGGAGACTTTGCTGTGGGCAATGGAAGAGTCAGTCCTGTCCTACAGCCAGACATAAAGAGGAATTTGGTGTTATCTCAGCTTTACTTTACTCCTAATACCAAAGACATTTGCCCCAGTTTGGCTAACATTCAAACCAACTGCTCAGGAGtgctgttgggatttttttgttgttgttgtattttttattctagcTGCCCCAAGACACCTGAAGGCTGCTTTTAAGTCAGAAGTCCAGGCATCAGTCCTGCACTCCAAGTAAGACCCTCTGGATACTCAGAGACAAAGGCACTGCACAACCCAGAGTCCTTTAGAGTGTTAAGGCCCTAAGTCCATCAGTCCTGCTATCAGCTGCCCTCTGCGGGCATTTCTTTGATCTACAGGGCAGTTGCACTCAGAAGTGCACCTCAAAAAaacctggatgctgctgagagcagaggaatccaggctccaagtgcccatctccagacccctcaccctgtccccgtactccccttcccccaagcaccccaagggctcactccatgggcaggtgaaacccccatccccaggcagcctgggaacaagagcagcagcagcacggccaggtggagaagccaggaggaatggcagcgtgctgctgccaggggaggcgaggccagggagggacagacggacactcagcacaccctcctgggctgcagctctgcctgcagaggaggcagctcctgctggggacagcgggggcttgagggcagaggctgtgctggtggcagaggagagcagatggtgtcccagggaaggcgAATCCTtgccctgcaggggctggcagggaggtgtctgagccctccctcgcacagcatttctggcagcagctccctctgaccgcctgcccatgtccctgctgcctgcccgtgtccctgctgggagccgcttctgtgtccccacgtctcctACCCATACACGCTCACAGGTTCCATCCCACAAGCTGTGTGCTCAGATTTATTCAgattcccctccactgcaggaatatgaaagaacaaagtccaaaaaatcttttcctttcagataaaCCAAGCCTCAGTCCTCCTCTGGAAATTTCCTCTTATGCCATTCTCTATAACTTCTTCTACactttgctggagaaacagagagacaacTATCCCAACAAATGCTGTCAGtcatcggatgtgccagctgtagaagacccctctggcaaccccacctgcatggccctgctgccagagactcatggtgccaagagcctgcagatctgtcctgccacacgctgccctctgttgctgcgctcctcactgcctccaagccctctctccttctctcctctccccgtgccagctgcggtcagagcccccagccctgctgcgctgtgcacaggagctgctcctgggcacagctgtctctctgcaccagggccctcttgccacgagctctctctgtcccacgagcccagCCTAGCCCAAGGTATTGTAATCCCCCCTCGGGGAGCTTTGGTGAGGAGCCCATGAAGCTCAGGCACTGggagacaattgaagacatctctcaacaagtccaagtcagaggcaagtttcctgcagtgtccccctgagggccagcactgacacagcctcccttggagctcgttagagcagagcattggaggcagtgaggacaaggagacaaaggcaatgtgaaggtgaccctgatgtgtaggaaaactggatgtgttcCACTGAAGAAAAGGACCAGGCCTTGTCCCCTGGAACCCTGGAAGGGAGATCTGTTCctgtcacaccttgctcagggctcttcgtggggcagtaggagatggggatgtgcatggccaagtgcaggagaatggtacgagccctgcctggttcctgggtgggggcgaggaggcaatgaggccctggtgctttcacgataagctgtctcctcctgggcctcagtggcagagacaacagccagagccatggacacaaagacctgggtcctgttgggacttgctgccttgtcacagcccttgctgctctccacacCAGGCTAACCTAGGCACTCTCAAAGCTGCACATCTTTCCCTGATGGCTGTAGACCCTTGTCCCTGTGGTGTCACAGcagatctgagctgagtctgatacctcagatcttcttggtggccatgctcctcgtaaggcagctctgtaggaaggtgtcctggttcctggggagcagcaccactgctcgtatggcatccctcgtggtgcccaggccctccatctcctgggcactgctcactcagcagggtcccagtctgccctgatgtgtggggttcctcttcctccattGCACAACCTCACTCCTCCTGTGGctgtcaagaggtttctgtaggcaaaTTCATGTAGTTTCTCAATTTGCCCCTAGACAGACactccattctgtcagctgttaatgtcTGTGTGCAGATGACTCACCGTAATTGTGCTATATTTGACaagacagcagcatcaggagctgcagggaagtttggataatacaggagtaaccagctgaatggaactgcagcacagagtcacagaagggcaggggatggagggCTGCAAGGttccacctcttctgtgcttccttctcaggcatgctgtcagtttgtctggagCGGTGTCCTaaatgttgtgaggctgtgcaagGCAAAGTTAGAAGGGCTAAAGCTCTACTCTAGCTCAGTCTGGCTATTAGTTtctaagacaataaaaaagtttttattaataaataaataaaaaatttaaaaggaagattaaGAAGTGTCTTCAACCTTTATTGGACGTGGGAGGAAGCCTAGTTAGAAgtgatgaggaaaaggctgagttacttaatgacttctttgcctcagtctttatcAGCTGGACCATTTGTTCCCCTGGTACTCAGCCCCCAGAGCTGGTAGATAAGGACACCAAGAGGGCAATGGGGGGACACCTTTGCCCACttcttcactctccctttctccttcatctcctccttctcctccaggatACTTACACTAactcttcaaagctttgaatatccttgggatggtcAAACCTGCATGTTCCCATTGTGATGTATCCTGAATTTGTTTCAGGCTTTGTTTAACATTAACCAACTTATTAATAATGCCCTCCAGAGATCTGCCCCAAGGCAGGAGAGTTAAGTGTTGCAGGGATTGTGGGAGGATATGAGCAGGCACCTTGAtcagtgggcacctccagtgctttggaacttcattcctgaacaagtgcagaattctagaaaaaatggtgaaatgcttgaaaaagggtTGTCATCAgcctggcaattccaaagagacacaaatcaccGCAATGTGCAACTTGGCCTGTGCTTACTGAGCTGCAGTCAGTGCCACTCCAACCCTTGCGACAGGACCCACAGCCGCTGCAACTCCTCTTAATGGCCTTGCAGCCACAGCAACTCCTACAATGGGCCGTGCAACCACTCCAAACCCCTGCAACAGGCCATGCAGCCTGAACAAGTCCTGtgatgggccctgcagccccagcaacTCCTGcaacaggccctgcagccactccaacgGCTGTGATGGGCTTCAGGGCTGGGCCAGAGAACCAACCTGTGCCACTATTGATTGCTCCTatatgcaagagaaaacaatgaatgTGAAAGTCAgggtttttaaaaaggaaagaaactcctacCCAGACAAGACAGGAGGAAGAAGACGTGGAATGTTACGGTAAAGTTGGGCCATCGTGGAAGCAGGAgggcaaagagaaagagatcATAACAACATCAGTAACCACAGCATCTCTATTCCAGGGTGAGCTAGGAGATTTGTGGAAAGATTTCAGCCACCATCTAAGTGAGCACATTGCCACCTGGCTGCTGGGAGAAAGGGgccaatagcctggaattagagggcagggatgcaaagcagctgggatccccctcTAGGGAAGGGGTGACTGACAAACAATTGGAAAATGGGCAGAAGGAACATACTCCtgtcaggtgtgaaggaaaggtaacCCCTGAaggaagatcttgtatgtcaaccagGCAAGCGGACGACAATGGAGTTGGGTATCTGGTGCCTGATGGAATTAGTCATGCTGGAGGTGATATATAAAAATCTAGCCAATGAACAACTATCCAAAGATCCTGATGAAGTAAAGTGTACATGACCCATGTGGTGGAAGTTTGTATAGACTGCACCATCctcatatgccaactcattggcagaAATGACTTGGAAAGGCCAAGAGAAACCCAGAGTGGATGAATCAGCTAGCCAACTCTGGCAgtatgaagaaagtctctcttcttcctcatggGCCTGTATTTGAGCTGTGGATAAACTTTCTCAAGAGGTCCAGGAAGAACAAGAGAATGCATCTTTCTCCCTACCTGTAGAAACCAATATGTAAGCAGCCGGGTGTAAGTAAAAGAACGTTgctcaagaaagagaaatgagtggGTACACACCATGTGCCAACATGTGGTTCTGCcacggagaggacatgagaaaatgggatggaaaatctacctccATCCTAGAGGCACGAGTCCATGAATTGCAAGGAAATGCAATCACAAAAAGgggttcttctgagaaaattgcTGTTCCAGTTTCTATCAGGCAGTCCGCCAGACAGagtagtcatagaatcatagaatggtttgtgttggaagggacctcaaagatcttCAAGTTTCAAACCCCCTGTCATAGGCAGGgtcaccacccactagatccggttgctcagggcctcatctaacctgatGAATGAATACTATGTGCAGGACTAGAGGCACCTGGCCTCCAGCCACAGGGAGGGTAGGGACAATCGGGCTTATTGGACTTTGAGGATTCCATGGCCTGGCACATGAGACCCACAGAAGATATAAGGCTCTAGTGGACACCGGTGCACAGCatacctgctccactgtggtacacCATAGGCTGTCGGCCTGCTTCATCATGgacctcaccacaggccacagaggacttctgctccggctcctggagcacctctccccctccttcttcactgaccttggtgtctgcaaagctgtttctcactcctctctctctcccagatgctattccacagcagtttttcccctttcttaaatatgctctcacagaggcgcaaacaacatcacttattggctcaggtCTGGCCAGTGTCGGGGCCCtcatctgacatggggcagcttctggattcttctcataGAAGCCACCGCTATGGctcccccgctaccaaaaccttgccacgtaaacccactacaggcCCAGAACAATGACAATCCTTTGAACAAATTCAATGGAAGATAGTTCCTGCTGTAGCTCTTGGGCCAGTCGGAGCAGGACAGGATGTAAAACTTGTGCTCTACACGGCACCTCAGGAGAATCGCCCTGCCTGGAGGCTCTGGCAGAAAGTACCAGGGGAGATGTGAGGTTGACCCCTAGGGTTGTGGAGTCAGGGATAGTGAGGATGCAAGGCCCACTATACTTTGCCTGAAAAGTGATGTTGGCAACATATGAAGGGGTTGGGGCTGCTTTGGAATTGGTTcatactgaagcacagctcctcttggcacTCTGACGGCTGGCACTGGGTTGGAAGTTCCAAGGGAGGGCCCCTTCTACACATCACGCACCTTATGCTCCACAGAGTGAGCGGGCTGCACTGATTACGCAGCAGGCTCcaataggaaaccccagtcttGGAGTCTTGGAAGTGATCATGGACTGTCCAGAGGGCAGGGACTTGGAAATGTcgccagaggaggaggtgactAATGCTGAAGAGGCCTTTCTGTCTGATAAACTCCCAGAAGATCCCAGAATATCATGCTCACTGATGGGTCTGCTCAAATAGTGGAAAAGCCATCCTTCTAAAATGTCTGTTGAGTTCAGTCAGTCCATGAATTTGGGCTCCATCTGTCATCACAGTCCTTCACAGCAACAGAGGCGGTGTGTGGTGTTGCATTGTTGTATGCTGAGGCCAGCTCTGGTTCCATCACTGCTGCGCTTCTCGGGTGCTGTCACCACTGCCCCTTACCTGGTTTTCCATCTCTGGGCCCTtctgcttggtgaaacacatccggttttcctacacatcacTGTCACATTCACttttcctttgtctccttgtcctcactgcctccagtgttctgctctaacgagctccaaaAAAGGCTACGTCAgtgctggcccaggaggaggagggcctgggcaccacgagggatgccatacgatCAGTGGTgcctgctcaccaggaaccaggccagcttcctacagagctgccttacgaggagcatggccaccaagacaATCggagttatcagactcagctcagatccggTGAGATACCACACGGACAAGGGTCTACAATCAGCAGGAAAATAGGTACAGGTGTGGGAGTCCTTAGGACAGTCTGCTGTGGAGAGGATCAAGTCCTCTACCAAGGCTGcaagtcccaacaggacccaggtctttgtgtccatggctctggccgttgtctctgccactgaggcctacgAGGAGACAGCTtctcggtaaagcaccagggcctcattgcctcctcgcccccacccatgaaccaggcagggctcgtaccattctcttgcacttggccatgcacatccccatctcctcctgccccacgaagagccctgagcagtgtgtgaagggaaaggatctcccttcccaggggctgggggtcaaggcctggcccttgtgcttggtgaaacacatccagtttggAAAAgtgacatcagggtcacctttACATTGTCTTTCTGTAGTTGTCCTCAgtgcctccaatgctctgctctaacgagctccaagggaggctgtgtcagggctggccctcagggggacactgcaggaaacttgcctctgacttggacttgttgagagatgtcttcaaatgtctctcagtgcctgagctTCGTGGGCTCTTCACgaaagccccccgaggggggattccaatgccttgggctgggcgtctggtgctgagctgggccgggctcgtgggacagagagagctcgtggcaagagggccctggtgcagagagacagctgtgcccaggagcagctcctgtgcacagcgcagcagggctgggggctctgaccgcaggtggcacggggacaggagagaaggagagagggcttggaggcatttggcagtgggaggatgctgagagctgcctgcaggagaaatctgcacagcccttgacaaggtacatctctggctgcagggccatgtagctgcacgtcctggaagggtctcctgctgggtcttgttcctgggagggcagtgggcaatgcagtaggctttgggagtcctgctgggTTGCACGGCGAGatgaggaagtctggcagaagccccttggAATGTCATAACCCAGCTGCTCCTGGTCAACCAAGAGTGGGATGGCCAAGCCTCCTCCAGAAATTGCAGGGGATGGAAACTGGATATTGGTACACCCCAGCTTGCAAATATCTATCTCTGTGGGGCATCTTCCTGGTCTTCGGGCTTctctccagcaggatgcagctctctcgtggcatccttgtgttatccaggtgcCCCAAGGAGGAGGCACCTCTGTGCTAAGGGCATGTCcatgctgctggatggctgcctgtgggcagctggagtgaggcctctgcagccctggctaggagggaaaagctgagatcctgctcaGGCACCAAGAGACAAGGTGAGGATTCTGTCCAGCTGCACTTGGTCTGAGGCTCTGTTTTCAGCTGTCTGTAGTTTCTTCTCAGGGGAACACCGAGTAGATTTTTCCTCCTAAACAGTACAGGCGTAGCtaccagaaaataaagcaaataaatgccCCTTGTTCTACACTGTGGTTGGATACATTCTTTGAAACAACACTGCAAAGCTCGTGGTCTGACCagtggactgaacttgagtttcccccatgttcctgcttccctcctgctgcactgcaggaaGGACTCCTGTGGAGCCCACAGtagcccctgctcccagtgccactctcagagagcaccagccgcagctcaagcaggagagctgaagaaaggttctcctgcaaagagagagtCTTGAGCTGGAGGTGCTCTAAGGCTTGCAatagtttttcttcagagaagccTCTTCTAACATTGTTCTGCCTTCTTTCTTCAACAGAGAACTGTCTCTAAAGACAgcaaatggccaacagcagctctgtgagcgagttcctcctgctggcattcgcagacacgcgggagctgcagctcctgcacttcgggctcttcctgggcatctacctggctgccctcctgggcaacggcctcatcctcaccgccgtagcctgcgaccaccgcctccacacccccatgtacttcttcctcctcaacctcgccctcctcgacctgggctgcatctccaccactctccccaaagccatggccaatgccctctgggacaatAGGGTCATCTCCTATCTAGGATGTGCTGCCCAActctttttcattgctttcttgcttggagcagagtattcccttctcactgtcatgtcctatgaccgctacgtggccatctgcaagcccctgcactacgggagcctcgtgggcagcagagcttgtgcccagatggcagcagctgcctggggcagtggctttctccatgctgtcctgcacacggccactacattttccctgcccctctgccaaggcaatgctgtggaccagttcttctgtgaaatcccccagatcctcaagctctcctgctcagatgcctacctcagggaacttggggcacttgtgtgtagtgtttctttagcttttggctgttttgttttcattgttttctcctATATTCAGATCTTcatggctgtgctgaggatgccctctgagcagggccagcacaaagccttttcaatgtgcctccctcacctggccgtggtctccctgtttatcagcactgccatgtttgcctacctgaagcccccctccatctcttccccatccctggacatggtggtgtcatttctgtactcgctggtgcctccagcagtgaaccccctcatctacagcatgaggaaccaggagctcaaacATGCGTTGTGGAAATTGATGACTAGATGTGTTTCGGAAGCAATAAATTTCCATTCTACCTCTGCAGATGACTAATAATGTCAATGACTACAAGAACAactaatattatatatataattatttttctgtgtgtttgtgtatttatgAGTGTTTTCATTACAGGACTTTCTTAGTTTTAATGCGGTTAAAGTTGCCCATTAAAATGATACGATTCATCTCATTTCTTCTACAGTATGTACCTTTCGAGTATAGCTCAGAGGTTCTGTATATGAGGAGCCAGGCCCtctgtgaatttaaataaaagaaaggagcctgcactgccttccaTGTCTGACATCCTTCCtgtgagagctgctctggctctgcaggggcagtgccatgtgcagggctgcagaggaaaagagtcccatcccagcagcacggccagggagcaccagcgcttggggcatgccgagctgctctcttgccactgcccccctctggtgctgagccctgctggtggggtcaggcccggctgctcctgtagcttggtgccagtgctgctgtggggctgtgctgggactgcaggcagggacaggcagtgggcacggcagtggcacagctggcctgcgctgcagcacttccctcctaAGGGGGGATCTCCTCCGAGGTGGACTCACCACAGCTCAAGGGCTcaatctgctgtgagcaggcagaggagagctctgcagccccagggcacgcagcagccccagccaaggAGTCTGGCGAGTGATTTGactgcaaggtccctcctgccctagcacctcccAGAACTGGCACGGCACTGGCTCCTGtgtgtcagagaggctgggagcccaggagctgtgccatggGCTGGAAGGATCACAACCAGATCACTTCTACCtgggcagattctgggccaaaaagggggtgttttgtaggtgtggtaTTACGAGGGCAGTGGTGCCTTAGAAGCTCCAAGTCCAGTAGGAAGCTAATGGCTGTTAAGTGGCCTGTGAGGTGATTTTTTTGAGGCAGCTGACAGGTCATCCcttggctcctggctgggatctgtgcctttaggctcacatctgctggtctccatGATAGGCCACCAGATGCATCTGCTCTGCACACAGTTTGTGagatcctctcttcctaagTACTGGGTAGGCCCCATAGGGGAAGAGATCTTGAATAGGTGTTGTCATGTCAAAGTTTTGAGCTTTTGCCTGAACTcatccttcagggctgcttttgtggtggtgcagagctgctgggcacattgtgcagggtgctcctacagCCTTTGTGTCCTTCTCCGTGCTGGCTTGGGAGCTCATTCTTTCTCAGGAGCAGAGTAGcccacagaggtgagacagatactctgagttcatgaaagccatcagaaagctgcccctaagaagatgactgatatggggaagtcaggagaagcctggccaggagagatgtgagatctGGGAGCGGGAAGAGGAGCCTGGCCAGCAGAAGCTAATGATTTTGGAGAGGTAAGAATGCTCAGGTAATGTTGATCCCACCATAAAGCTGACTTAAAGCAGTCATGTGAGGCCCTTGTCCTATTTTAACCTGTAACATTAATACCTAAATCTAAATgccactccacaccctgacaggaatccactgctcTAATTTTTGACCACAATATCCCTTGAGGCCAAAATAAGTCCATAACACCATTTCCATTACCTTTACTCTATTGCTCACTCTGATCCCTGCCCTTAACATTAGCATTAACATGCTCTATTTAACCCAACTCTTcttgcagacctaaacaaaagGCTAAACCAAAGAGCTTGCacataccctaaccacagacctgacaccccaagcacaacaccaaaccctcccactcAATAGTTGCTTAAGCTCTCACCCAGAAATGTTCGCCATATTCCCTAATGCcatacatgaacaactaacatccaaaccctgtcctcttgtgcattaacctcctcaccttcagccCCTCTCCTAACCCTTAATGTTAGGTTCTTGGCcccttggggcagggcaggaaccGTGAGATGGTGgtgcagtcacatggcattcagagatggatgtgaggggccatggatctgatcagcttgtgggccacaaggacgagatgggtgggaatgctctgatgagctcagctctgcctcaggatctcctgccccagcaggaggaatgtgactggggcagtgactgtgaggtcacttcagaagttttcttcactctctaacccagaaaggtgAGCCCTAGTTGCTCTGGAACCCTGCCACTATAACTTTGCTTAAACTTCAACCGAGAAATTGAAAACCAAGTCCCCAGGGGactagagagaggtcagctcaGCCTCAGGAACTCCTGC encodes the following:
- the LOC136787682 gene encoding olfactory receptor 14A16-like encodes the protein MANSSSVSEFLLLAFADTRELQLLHFGLFLGIYLAALLGNGLILTAVACDHRLHTPMYFFLLNLALLDLGCISTTLPKAMANALWDNRVISYLGCAAQLFFIAFLLGAEYSLLTVMSYDRYVAICKPLHYGSLVGSRACAQMAAAAWGSGFLHAVLHTATTFSLPLCQGNAVDQFFCEIPQILKLSCSDAYLRELGALVCSVSLAFGCFVFIVFSYIQIFMAVLRMPSEQGQHKAFSMCLPHLAVVSLFISTAMFAYLKPPSISSPSLDMVVSFLYSLVPPAVNPLIYSMRNQELKHALWKLMTRCVSEAINFHSTSADD